A single Sulfurimonas aquatica DNA region contains:
- a CDS encoding 4Fe-4S dicluster domain-containing protein produces the protein MYYVAKVDSDKCAEHKCNMCTLYCPEANTLMFDKVGNTSWVDEDRCKGCALCVYVCSDLLNRDCISMEMAEAKEV, from the coding sequence ATGTATTATGTAGCAAAAGTTGATTCAGACAAGTGTGCTGAGCATAAATGTAATATGTGTACACTATATTGTCCAGAAGCTAATACGCTAATGTTCGATAAAGTTGGAAATACATCTTGGGTCGATGAAGATAGATGTAAAGGGTGTGCACTGTGTGTGTACGTATGTTCTGACCTACTTAATCGAGATTGTATTTCGATGGAAATGGCTGAAGCAAAAGAAGTTTAA
- a CDS encoding carbon monoxide dehydrogenase beta subunit family protein, producing the protein MANQGPAYYSPYPAATYEGVITPPEGKALLLEEIVDEEIAMREIAKVMLTKENATIFPGPQVLYGFNEEAKKKATLIKEMSEILNANMIPMYDYRPKYPKIDAEVEINPNHPNLTIWHNNIKAAIFIGVHCHYANVALKMVRSETDCYTVAICGLSGHEDAMATLRDQHSSELEKFNKIAREVKKELGL; encoded by the coding sequence ATGGCAAACCAAGGTCCCGCGTATTATTCACCGTATCCTGCGGCTACGTATGAAGGTGTAATTACACCACCAGAAGGAAAAGCACTTTTACTAGAAGAGATAGTAGATGAAGAAATTGCAATGAGAGAAATTGCAAAAGTTATGTTGACTAAAGAGAATGCAACAATTTTCCCTGGTCCACAAGTACTATACGGATTTAACGAAGAAGCTAAAAAGAAAGCTACTCTTATAAAAGAGATGTCAGAAATTCTTAACGCTAACATGATTCCAATGTATGATTACAGACCAAAGTATCCAAAAATTGATGCAGAAGTTGAGATCAATCCAAATCACCCAAACTTAACAATTTGGCATAACAATATTAAAGCAGCGATATTTATCGGTGTTCACTGTCACTATGCAAATGTTGCATTAAAAATGGTTAGATCAGAGACAGATTGTTATACAGTTGCTATTTGTGGTTTATCAGGACACGAAGATGCTATGGCTACATTAAGAGACCAGCATTCATCAGAACTTGAAAAATTCAATAAAATAGCTAGAGAAGTAAAAAAAGAACTAGGATTATAA
- a CDS encoding transketolase C-terminal domain-containing protein produces MSKITDMTDTHNWSGQRLVTADELLFEAPREKHFMTGSEVLKEAVKRCTVDASVSYPITPQSEAAHLIGELWAEGYVGTYFRGENEFGVMSEVAGCAMAGARTITTTSGPGTLRAMENFAQWSGTRIPCQLILMARGINSPLTIQPDNLEVSYMLETGCQIWYAENVQELFDMSIAAFVVAEKPDVHVPIITVVDGFFVSHTREAVMLPADDIALFPYEPYKSPLPPIDSETPPGRFLRDPFVMKSNYISYATHASWQFEIRSAVERSRPYAEHFLDGLVHTTGSEDAEIAFVTCGTASHQAKEAERELMKLGIKSKVIKLRTIRPFPEEELITALEGVKHIFVPEFNVVGWLEKEVKKALYKKTEADIVGGPRVAGGMSMPAEAIIKEVMEKINPGKGA; encoded by the coding sequence ATGAGTAAAATTACTGATATGACAGATACGCATAACTGGTCTGGACAAAGACTAGTTACAGCGGACGAATTATTATTTGAAGCACCAAGAGAAAAACACTTCATGACAGGTTCTGAAGTTTTAAAAGAAGCGGTAAAAAGATGTACAGTTGATGCATCAGTATCGTACCCAATTACACCACAATCTGAAGCAGCTCACCTTATCGGTGAACTATGGGCAGAGGGTTATGTAGGTACATACTTCCGTGGAGAGAATGAGTTTGGTGTTATGTCTGAAGTTGCAGGTTGTGCAATGGCAGGTGCTAGAACAATTACAACTACTTCAGGTCCAGGTACACTAAGAGCAATGGAAAACTTTGCTCAGTGGTCAGGAACTAGAATTCCATGTCAACTGATTCTAATGGCTCGTGGTATTAACTCACCACTTACTATTCAACCAGATAACTTGGAAGTTTCTTATATGCTAGAGACTGGATGCCAGATTTGGTATGCTGAAAATGTTCAAGAACTTTTTGACATGTCAATTGCAGCATTCGTTGTAGCTGAAAAGCCTGATGTTCATGTGCCTATTATTACTGTAGTTGATGGATTCTTTGTATCTCACACTAGAGAGGCAGTAATGCTTCCTGCTGATGATATCGCACTCTTCCCATATGAGCCATATAAGTCTCCATTACCTCCGATTGATTCAGAAACACCTCCGGGACGTTTCTTAAGAGATCCATTCGTAATGAAGTCTAACTATATCTCTTATGCAACACATGCTTCTTGGCAGTTTGAAATTAGATCTGCAGTTGAACGTTCACGTCCATATGCTGAGCACTTCCTAGATGGTCTAGTTCATACAACAGGTAGTGAAGACGCTGAAATCGCATTTGTTACTTGTGGTACTGCTTCTCATCAAGCTAAAGAGGCTGAAAGAGAACTAATGAAACTTGGAATCAAATCTAAAGTTATTAAGTTAAGAACTATTAGACCATTCCCAGAAGAAGAACTTATTACAGCACTAGAAGGTGTAAAACATATATTTGTACCTGAGTTTAATGTTGTTGGTTGGTTAGAAAAAGAAGTGAAAAAAGCACTTTACAAAAAAACTGAAGCGGACATCGTTGGCGGACCTAGAGTTGCTGGTGGTATGAGTATGCCTGCTGAAGCAATTATTAAAGAAGTTATGGAAAAAATCAATCCAGGTAAAGGAGCATAG